CAGCTTCTTGGTATCAAAGGAGCTTCTCAAGAAACAGTGAGTTTACTGAAACCATGTTGCAGTTTATTTCCATTCTATGGTGTGGATTTGTTGCTTAGATGGGAAATTATGTTTTCGATGTTCAGTGGATGGTTGCATGAAATGTTGAAATGAAAAAATTGGATGGTTTAGTGGATCCAGGATTCTGTAGGATGAGTAATTTCTTCAGCCACTTAAATTTGAGAAGTAGGTGCTTAAGAACAAATAACAGAAACTGTTATCGTTTTTGTGGGGATGGGATACTGTGAATTATTACTGAAGAAGGTCCATTAATTTCCAGTTTGAATGAAATTTTGTAGACTTAATCTACTGCATAAGAACTTTCCATCCAACTGTTTGACTATCACCTTTGAACCCGTAGCCAAAGTCAACACTCACCACCATCAAGGTGTTAGTTTCCATTCAAACCTAGTTTGGCCTCTTTTCTGTTGCATGTAAAAAAAAGCATTCCCAATTGTAATTGTTGACATGAAGGAAGAAGTCTACATGGAGATTCTACAAGGGGTAGATATAGATTTAGGTAATATTGTGATCACTGGAGACTATTTTTGAGATAGACCGTTTAAAGAAGTCCGTAGCAGAGGAATTTGGGTGAAAGAACCTTGGCAACTTATGGTAATTTCTTGACGTAGAAGTAGCATGGGAGGgtatttctttttctgaaaGCAAGTATACACAGGCGTTCTTGACAAAACAGATATGTTGGGGGTGTAAACCTGCAGAAACTTCTTTGGAATTTTAACTACATACTTGGTCTCGAACTAGAAAGTTTCCTGGATGACGCTGGGATTTATTATAGGATTGCAGGCATATTGAAATCAAACTAGTCTGGATATATCATAATAGGAGGATGATTGGGAGTGAATCCTCGTTGTCAGGTCTCTTAGGAGAAGGCTCCAAGTGAAGTTCTCCTGCAAATGCCCTATGGAAAACAGAACAGAGAAGGCTCTGTGTTCTTAAGCATTTTTCAGGAAAACTGAAATCTACAATTTTAGGACCTTGTCCCCAAATAGTTTTGACCAATCAAATCAAGTACAAAAGATCAGGAATTAGAACATCATTTCCTAATACGCTAAATTAGAGAAGCAAAATAGGCCTAGTTAAACTAAACAAGGAGACAAAGATTTTTCCCAATATGGTTACGATTTGAATATTTTGAATCACATGGAGGTAAACACATGACTAACAACTATTGCTTGACtacctctgttttttttttaaaaaaaggcaCTTCCTCCCTCTGGAATGAATTATTGCATATTTCTGTTGCTATAGAAATTACTGGTTTTCCAAATGACTATTCTATTTTGCTCCTAAAGTGTGTAATATGAGATTATGCTGGTTGCTATATTGAAGTACAGGTGGAATGTTGGCCAGCTAAAATATCATGTATTCTTGGTAAACAAACTGATTTGAATGTCAAATGCTAAATTGAATTCTTAACACCATATAGGAAATGCCTTCATCCTGTTTTTAGCAAACTCTTCCAAATCTGCCTcccacaatattttttttatcggccaatttttatttatttttcctgGGGAGAGGTTTTTTATTCCCTGCACCTGCCTCCCACAATGTATACTAATAATCTAAATATGTGTCTTTTACAATCCATCAATGTCTACTAatctatttttgttttaatataTGTCATTGCAAATTTAGTTTTGTGTATATAGACACAGTAACTGAGTAAGTATAACTTTGGTTCTCAATTAATTACAATAACATATGCAGGTTTATTGAGTTATtgcattaaaaaataatataacaatCAGATAACTGTTTTTGAAAAATCTGTATTTGATCATTCATTGTGTAATCTATTGTGCAGAATAAATGGAAGATTCGTCTTCAACTCACAAAGCCTGTAACTTGGCCTCCATTAGTTTGGGGTGTAGTTTGTGGTGCTGCTGCTTCTGGTATTAAATTTTAGCATAAGATTAAAATTTGACATGCATGGTAAACAAAAAAATTGGTCCTTCTTTTTACTATGATAATTGTTTAGAAACATTCATTTTATAGTCCTATTTAATGCTTCATCGTCAGGGTATACATTCATGTATGCGATTCGATACACCTTGTCAATATTCTGAACCAACTATGCCCTTTGGGGCTTGGGCAGGAAATTTCGAGTGGAACTTTGAGGATGTTGCTAAATCAATCATGTGCATGATGATGTCTGGCCCATTCCTGACAGGATATACACAGGTAGTACTTTTTGTTGATGTAGAGTTTTATCAGCTGCTATTGGATGGGAGTATAAACTTACATAACATTGAATTGTGGGCTGTTAATTGTAGACTCTGAATGATTGGTATGACAGAGAAATCGATGCAATAAATGAACCTTATAGACCAATTCCTTCTGGGGCAATATCTGAAAATGAGGTATCATCTAAATCTGAGACTATATGTTCTTTCCTTTTGTtactttctttgtttttttatttactttcatTTTTTGGCTCAAATTTCCGCAGGTAATCACACAAATATGGGTGCTGCTACTAGGAGGTCTTACCTTTGCTGGTATATTGGACATATGGGTGGGTACTGTAAACAATAACCCCATGATCCATCTCTTGACTGTAAATTATTAGAAGCATGATTGCTAAATTCTTCTTTACAGGCAGGGCATGATTTCCCTATAGTTTTTTACCTTGCTCTGGGTGGATCCCTGCTGTCATACATATATTCTGCACCTCCTTTAAAGGtaattcttttacaaatttcttcatgtttttaatattttctattCATTTTGCCTTTAATGGTCATTTGACTAAGTTCTACATGTTTCTCTAGTTAAAACAAAATGGATGGATCGGAAACTTTGCCCTTGGAGCAAGTTACATTAGTTTGCCATGGTGTGGTATCTTCTACTTTGATAAGCACTAGTTGTTATATGTTTAAACTGTTATCCTTATGAACATTTAGTGTATTGTTAATATGAGTTGCTGAACATGAATAGTACCTAGCTCTTATTTGCAAGATGCAACTGATAGGccaatgaaatatttttttaagaatattttaaaaatttaataaaaaagttaTAGCTATTAGATGGAATTTACTTTTGGAATATGATAAGTATTTCAGTAAAAGATTAACTAGGGTAACCCTGAGCCATTTCATGCACAAAGAATTTGATAAGAACCTTAGGAGAACCATACCATAAAGCTAGCCGCTGCTAGTCCAATGTGGGACCCAAATCCTATACCTTGCAATCGGTTCTTAACAGCTGCACAGCCCCGGCGCCCACACAGGGGTGGCTGTGCACTAGCCCTTTCACTAGTTTGGGCAAACACTGCAATGCCGGTGTCACCACCGGCGCTGTAGTTAGAGAGCCCAGGGCCTTATAGACCCCACATTATAATCCTATACTTCCAATGAGGGACCCAAGTCCCATGCCTTGAGCATGTTTGGATATCAGTTGGTTGAACTCAAAAAAACCAATTTCCTCTTCCCAACACATAAAAGCCAATGGAACCAAATGGATGGATTGAGGGAATGTACTTTTActtgttttcaaattttaagCAAACTCGCACCTTGCAATTGAGTCTTATCAGAATTATGATTAATCTGATCTTATTTGATTTCCTTGGGAGTTCATTTATCTGATTTGCACTGTGTTTCAAAGGGCTTGATCAATTTCTCATTGACAGGTGGGCTGGCCAGGCTTTGTTTGGAACTCTTACACCAGACATAATTGTTCTCACACTCCTATACAGCATAGCTGGAGTAAGTAGCATGTTACTTTGCACTTTGTTAGATTGATAATGTGTCAAACTGTTACCTTAGACTAGTTGTTAATCCTGTTGGTGATTTGCTGTATCACATTGCAGTTGGGAATTGCCATTGTCAATGACTTCAAAAGTGTTGAAGGGGATAGAGCTCTAGGACTTCAGGTATACTATATCATTATCCTTTCCAATACATCTAAACTCACTTTTATTGTCAATGACTTCTACTTTTAAGTGTTCCAGAAATTTTAATCATTGAAGTAGCTGCTGATTTTTCTATTGGCAATCTTCTTTGAATAGTCTCTTCCAGTTGCTTTTGGTTCTGAAACAGCAAAATGGATATGTGTTGGCGCAATTGACATTACACAATTATCTATCGCTGGTAAATTTTGATCCCCTTGTACTCTATATAGTGATTTGACTGTTCTTCAGGATACTAAAACAAAAAGTTGGAAACTTTTCACCTTAATCATCATCCTTCTACTATTTATTACTTGTGGAtattcaacaacaacaaaaaccttATCCCACTTGTGGATATGTAGAGATTAATTAAATTTCAGATGAAAACGGAAAATGACACATCTTGATGTGCTACTTCAACAAAAAGTGTCCCTAGATATGCATTTTTTCTGTTGTTAAACTTCATAACTGATTAAACGAGCTCAAAGTTCTGGTAAAGCTGTACTTTTATAGCAACCAAGAGTTAATTTTTGAATTAGAAACCAAAACTGGGTCTGCATTCAAAGAACTTTACTGATATTTTACGGTTTCAGGATATCTACTTGGGGCTGGCAAACCGTATTATGCGTTGGCTTTAGTTGGCCTAATAGCTCCACAAGTCTTTTTTCAGGTAAAGTACACACAGTGGCATGCATGATGTTAGAAAATTAATTGCAATCATGTTACATAACGATTTAGAGATAAGATCTTCTAAATTGTTATTTCTAAATTCGTGTTAGCATCTCATTGGTCTTATCATCTTGTGCCTTGCAGTTCAAGTACTTCCTCAAGGACCCTGTGAAATATGATGTTAAATATCAGGTATATATAACCACTTAGTGCCTATTTATTTGCTAAAAATATTTTCGGTTACAGTTAAATAAAAGTGAGTTTAGATGTATTGGAATGTGTGCAATCCTGTTTTGAGTATTTTTCTATCAAGTGAAAGTgggtttttaaaatataattttatcaaAAACTTGATTTTACCCCATATTTTACtcaattttaaaacaaataGACCCTAAGTATATGTTTGTTTTGACATTGGACGTTTTGCCTACAACTTGTTCCTTATGGAAATTCTTACTGACAGAAGAACGCCTTAGATTTCAGCTTCTAAGCTTATATACATCAGCATTACAATTTAGTGGGGGAAACGATACCACCGTCATGTGAAACCATTATGAATAGATCTAGCATGTTATTAATTATGCCTTTCATGTTTCCAGGCTAGTGCTCAGCCATTTCTGGTGCTCGGACTATTAGTTACTGCTCTAGCCACTAGTCACTGATCTCAACACATGaactaaaaaaataaaggaTTGCCAGACAGAAGGAAATTCTAAAATCTATGGCTCTGGTTAGGACATTGAAGATATGGGCCATAGTTCTGCATACAGGGAGTTTCATCAAGTACTTGTGTTTTTTCCctctaatttttgtttttgttctgtCTTATAATTCAAGTTTTTGATGATTTGTAAGTTTAGCTTGAGAAGAGTTTCTCATTAGGAAGCTATAAAAGACAATTGTACAaactaaaaaatattgaaatccCTTTTGCGGTTTTTCATCAATATAGTCTACGATTTAGCTGTGATTTCTTGGTTCTAGAGGTCAATTTTTTTCACAAGGCCCCTCAAAAAAACTTAATGGAACTCATGTTTAAAGATAAGAAAACATCTATTAAGTATGAAAAAGTGCCCCACTGGCAGTTTAGCACTTTTACGACATCAGTTTAAGATAAAACCTATCTCTAAAGTTCCTAAACCTGAAACACTAAACCTAACTAACAAACAACAACATCAAAACACACCAGTAAGCATGTCCCTTATCTAAGATAAAACCTGCCATctaagattcctagctaaaccTGAAAACCTACCATTACTATCTAACATCAGCTAGCATGAAAGCATGAAACAGTACTACAAAAAGATAACTGTTAACACTTAACAGAACACCACAACTTTATACACATGCTTTTAGTCATTCCTGAACTTAGACTCATCAATCTCTATGCCTTCCTCTGCAGCACGCTCTCCACCAGACTTGTCCATAGTGCTGAGCCCTCCTTTGCGCCCCATCTCTTGATACCCTTCTCTGCCCATTTGTTCCTTCCTTGTTTGCCCTCCTTTGGTTCCCATCTCATGATACCCTTCTGACCCTAGTTGCTGCTTCCTTGTCTGCCCTCCACGGCTCCTTCCTACACATCCATTCACATCATAAAACTCATCGAagtaaacataaaataaaattcattaaGTGTATCTTTAGATATACAGTTGATaatcacaatgagtcaaaaTCATGGTGAGTTGATAATCACAACTAATAGATCTGCTGATTGAAGTGTGCCAAAATCACGGTAAACAGACTTCTATCATGAGCCTGGCTCACGGTAAACAACAACTTCCGCTAAATTTTTACAATCAAACTTTTGTGACTGTCCATCTTTGTTTGTGAAAAATCATTATCAAATAATAGCCTAAATCACATTGAACAACCCAAATCATAGTAAACAAATATAACTTATGCTAATTAATTTCTGCGACTGAACTTTTGTGATTGTCCACCTTAAAACAGTAAACAACCAAAATCATGATGTAAAAAACAACTCCTTTGTAACTGAACTTCTGTGATAGTCATAGTCCACCTTAATTTTGGTTTCACCTGTCTATGAAAAATTCACTAACTCAATGCAAAACTCAtgtatgagagagagagagagaggggttgCATGCCTTGAGCAAGGTGTTCTTGAGCTTCAAGACTCTTCCCACCAGTGCCACCAGGAACCACAGTTTCACCAAGCCTTGCCCTCTCATCAAGTTCTTCACGGTTTTCTTGTTGAGTTGCCATGCTACGTACTCACACTACAACTGGGTTTTCTTTTCTCTGAGACTCTTTTACTTAGGGATTGAGTGATTAACTGAATGATGCACGATATTGATCACAGCACTGAAAGAAGTAAGGTTCATTTTATAGAATGCAAAATGTGCATGTAAAgttgtaaactaaaataaactaGCTAGTAGTGCAGATTAATAAGAAAATGAAGTGCTGCCATGCATGGACACGTGTTACACTTACAGACGCGGTTAAAGGTGAATGAGGACACGCACAATGGTGCCATTGTGAAAATGGCATATCTTGACACATACGATTCTTGGCACAGTGATGTCTAGCAAGAGCAATCGGTTGCGGTGATAGTTTTATATGTTTTTCTGTCTAAACTAAATTGGGAACATTGTGTGAATTATAAAACTATATTTAATTCGAGTggtgttttttaaaaaaagatgtaaAGCTGATGTGAAATGAGTGAAACAAAATTATATCTAAATCCTGCGTCCAAACAAGTGATTAGAAACGTTAAGACATTTAATTTACTCACATGTGTGTATGATGATACAAGTGCTAGCTTAATGGAATAACAAggtatagtatttttttttggggtGTTCGCAGCTTGGATTGGTAGAAAAATATGTTCGATTTAATTACTTCAGTTTTGTCACTTCACCTTCCCACCTTCAAtcgattttctttttaaatcttatccaatttttatttgtttggaaTGAATTGGATTTTGGTTTTTCAAAGATGTTCCACATATTAAAAtcaaaaaagaaatgaaaattattttgaattatAAAACATCACATTAGTCTGAGAGTTTtttaataggcttaattgcacttttgctccctgatctttcacctttgtgcgatttacctccctcatctttaaaatgagcgaattccctccctcttctattaatatgtgcgatttaggcccttccgttagttagccgtccaattactaacggcggttgctattttcaccctcccttttactaaccacacccccatatcagaaataaaaataaaaataaaataaaaaaatggaggtaaatcgcaaaaaggtgaaagatcagggggcaaaagtgcaattaagccaaaaaaataaaaaaataaaagaaataaattaaatacaattaatagaaaataaaaaaaaactgaaaaaaatatttttataaaaatcaaagaaaaaataataaaataaatgaaataagttaaatacaaataatagaaaatgaaaaaacatttttataaaataaaaaaaaactgatttttttttaaaaaaaaaaaaaaaatgtttttataaaatcaaagaaaataaaatattttttttaattgaagatagaaatttaaaaataaaataaaagaataattatttttaatttagtgtatgtggtgcaaatagaaacaaattcttcttttattttatttttaaatttctatcttcaattaaaaaaaatatgttattttctttgattttataaaaacatttttttctttgatttttataaaaaaaaaattcagttttttctttgattttataaaaatattttttcattttctattaattgtatttaacttatttcatttattttattattttttctttgatttttataaaaatattttttcggttttttttaatttataatttttttttattttctattaattttatttaatttatttcgtttattttttatttttttatttttatttctgataagggggtgtggttagtaaaaggggggtgaaaatagcaaccatcgttagcaattggacggctaactaacggaagggcttaaatcacacatattaatagaagagggagggaattcgctcattttaaagatgagggaggtaaatcgcacaaaggtgaaagatcagggagcaaaagtgcaattaagcctttttaataaaacaagTAAAGAAACCATAAAAAAATCTTTAACAAATTACCACATTGACCATTATTGGCTTAGTACCTCTAAactatgaagaagaaaaaaacaacataGCAGAtgacatattttttaaataatatatgtTCATTTTATGCATATTCTGTGaagtttaattttaaatgaGGAATCAGTTAGGCAGGGTTCATTATCCCACTATTGCAAGACAATGAACCAATCTAGGCACCCAGGATTGGTTACAAAATATGTTTCAGCATAACCCAGGAAATGCATTTTTTAGGTGTTACATTTTCCGCAAGGtatcataaatttttttttaagtaggCATCATCTTTACTATGACACGCTTCAATAAATACTCCTGCATTATGATCATAATGCTTGTATAATTGTATTTGAACAACGGAACCAGAATCATGTGTTCTCAGATGACCCTgtacaatccctctacctctttCTTTTGGAAACATCCTCACCTTAATCATGTTTTTGTTAGTGTAATAAGTTGCTGATCCAATTTGATTCAATAGATATATAGCCTCAAACTTAGTACTTCTAAGCTTTAGTGCAACGAACGTGAGAGTACAACTTTGTACTACCCAATTCAAAACTGAACCAAGTTAAAGAAATGATCCCCACCTAACTAAGCATGTAGTAAATGGACTTCCCAAAATGTAGAAATGAAACACCCTTAGGTGGAAGGACGTCAATATGCagcaaaataagaaagaaattgAAGGGGTACGGTGGGTTTGGTTGAATTCAAGGTGGTATTGagagaagaaaacaaaaaagtgaGGGAATCAGAGTATTTGCTTGTTTGGGCTGTTAAGAGCAAAAAGGTGGgtctaatttaaattttagtaTGATTGATCACTATCACTCTGAAATTTCATCAATATTTTCATGTGAGAGGCATTGGAGGATCAAGTTCCCTTTCTGCACCTTGTGCATACCCCTTCCTTCCACAATCATTCGGTGAGCTCAGAGTTAGGGTGCTGACTGAATTTGCTTGCTTGGTTGAGGTATGATATGTAATCAATATTTCACctttttaaaaattatcaaTTTCAGTTCTACCCATTTTGTTCATGTTGCTTGCTTTGGAGGATCAAAGCTAATTTTGTATGCCATATGTGCACAGTATGAGTAGTTTTGTAGGTGAACCCAACGttgtaattttatttcattCCTGCTGCTTTGTCATTTTATTTTACAATGAGTTAGCTTTGCTCAGAGCGGAATACTTGAGGGGCTAATTCACAATCTGTAATATTTCCTTCTATCtatgaattatttttaaatcCATTCCCTCCCTGCCAATTACAAGTAAATTTTTTCCAAGAATAATAGTTTCTAGCACTTTTGGAATTCACGTTTTCTCCATTCATTTCATGATGATCAGAGGATACAAAAATAATGTCCTGTTATATTTTTGagtcagattttttttttgttacaattggaATTGGAAAGAACAAGTCAGAATTTCAGTACAAGATCGGTAATTTGCTTAGTTGATGCATCTGTGTCTCTAATGTATGGACATCAACATGTATGACTCTATATATAGCCCATTAATTCATCTTTATTCCCCACCTAACTTTGTTCCAGTTTTCACAGAGGAAGAATATGGCAAGTGCTGCTCGCGCTGGTGAAGGAACTTCTGCTGCTGTTGGTGGGGCTGGATCTGGGTCATGGTGGGATGACTATTCTGAAACAAAGTTCAAACAAACATTCAGGATGAGGAGGTCCACTTTCAATCTGATATGTGACATGCTGAAATCAGAACTCAAGGACCCTGAGAAGAAAGTTGCAATTTGTCTTTTGAGGGTTGCAACACGGGAGAATTTTGCTAACCTGGCCGTGAAGTTTGGTTCGTCACCAGAAAGTTGCCGCAAACGTTGTGTAGCTGTTTGTGATGCCATATGGAAGGTGATGCTACCAATGTATCTGAGTTGGCCTGACATTGTTGACTTGACCAAGAATACGGCTGATTTTCACCTTATTTCTGGGATTCCTCATGTTGTCGGGTCGATGCACACCATTCATGTTCCCCTGAACATGAATGCTCATCGCTCTAATCCTTCCACCTCCCTTGCTCCTGCTGAAGTTTTTCTCAACAGGCCATCGTCCAAGAACATATTTACTGCACATTCAACATTACTTCAAGGTGTTGTTAATCCCCAAGGGTTGTTTATTGATTTTGCAGCCGGTTCTCCTGGCTCAATGTCTGATGATGACGTATTGGTGCGGTCAAAGCTTTATGAAATGGTTAATACAGGGATTCGGGATTTAAGAGGGATGTGGATCGTTGGGACTTCAGGATGCCCTTTGTTGGATTGGCTTTTGACGCCTTACCCTCGGCCCCGCACTTTACCTCAACATACACTGAATGACAAGATCTTCAAGATTCAGGAGGTTGCAAAAGAAGCATTTTCAAGGCTAAAAGGGAGGTGGTCAATCCTACAGCTTATAGATGTCAAACCCAAAGAGTTATATCTTACCCTTGGGGTTTGTTGTGTCTTACACAACATTTGCGAGATGAATGGTGACGAAATAGACCCTAGCCTGAAGTTCCATCTAATGGATGATGAATTGTTGCCTCAGATTGCAGATTTGACATCAAAAAGTGCAAAAAAGGCTAGGGATAAAAT
This is a stretch of genomic DNA from Lotus japonicus ecotype B-129 chromosome 1, LjGifu_v1.2. It encodes these proteins:
- the LOC130727966 gene encoding protein ALP1-like, giving the protein MASAARAGEGTSAAVGGAGSGSWWDDYSETKFKQTFRMRRSTFNLICDMLKSELKDPEKKVAICLLRVATRENFANLAVKFGSSPESCRKRCVAVCDAIWKVMLPMYLSWPDIVDLTKNTADFHLISGIPHVVGSMHTIHVPLNMNAHRSNPSTSLAPAEVFLNRPSSKNIFTAHSTLLQGVVNPQGLFIDFAAGSPGSMSDDDVLVRSKLYEMVNTGIRDLRGMWIVGTSGCPLLDWLLTPYPRPRTLPQHTLNDKIFKIQEVAKEAFSRLKGRWSILQLIDVKPKELYLTLGVCCVLHNICEMNGDEIDPSLKFHLMDDELLPQIADLTSKSAKKARDKIAEYLASCT
- the LOC130727964 gene encoding chlorophyll synthase, chloroplastic; the encoded protein is MASLVNMVSVSPRILSPTTTRAPSVQSRPVLSPFSDSFTRRRLTVRAAETDANEVKSQAPDKAPAKNGSAFNQLLGIKGASQETNKWKIRLQLTKPVTWPPLVWGVVCGAAASGNFEWNFEDVAKSIMCMMMSGPFLTGYTQTLNDWYDREIDAINEPYRPIPSGAISENEVITQIWVLLLGGLTFAGILDIWAGHDFPIVFYLALGGSLLSYIYSAPPLKLKQNGWIGNFALGASYISLPWWAGQALFGTLTPDIIVLTLLYSIAGLGIAIVNDFKSVEGDRALGLQSLPVAFGSETAKWICVGAIDITQLSIAGYLLGAGKPYYALALVGLIAPQVFFQFKYFLKDPVKYDVKYQASAQPFLVLGLLVTALATSH
- the LOC130727965 gene encoding protein SLE1 yields the protein MATQQENREELDERARLGETVVPGGTGGKSLEAQEHLAQGRSRGGQTRKQQLGSEGYHEMGTKGGQTRKEQMGREGYQEMGRKGGLSTMDKSGGERAAEEGIEIDESKFRND